The Amycolatopsis sp. QT-25 genomic sequence GGTCCGGGCGAACTCCAGCCGTTTCACCCGCACCGAGGAACGCAACCCCAGCACCGGGCGGCGTTCGGCGTGCTGCGCCAGATGCTCGATCAACTCCGCCACCCGGGGGTCGGCCATCCGGACGTAACTGTGCCTCCCCTGCCGGACCCGCACGACGAATCCGGCCTCGACCAGCTTCGTCACGTGCTCGCTGGCCGTCGACGCCGCCACTTCGGCCGCTCCTGCCAGCTCCGTCACCGTCCAGGCGCGCCCGTCGAGCAGCGCGAGACACATCGACGCGCGGCTCGGATCGGCGAGCACGGCCGCGACCTCGGCCAGTGCGATGGTCTCCATGCGCTCACCGTAGAAGACCCACGCTTCGGCGAGCGCCGAACCGTCAGCCTGCCAGGAACTTCGCCGCCAGCCGCACCGCGGGTTCGGAGTCGTTGGCGCCCTCCAGCATGACGGCGAAGGCGACATCCCCGCGGTACCCGACGAACCAGCCGTTCGCGTCGGCACCCGAGCCGAACTGCGCCGTCCCCGTCTTGCCGAAGACGGCGCCGCTGCCCTTCAACGCCTTCGCGGTCCCCGTCGTGCAGACCTCACGCATCATCGCGCGGACCTGGTTCACCACCCCGGCCGGCGGAGCCTGGTAGCCGGCGTTGACCTTGGTCTCCAGCCCCTGCCACAGCTTCGGCACCACCGGCTTCCCCGTGGCGACGGTCGCGGCCATGAGCGCCGCGCCCAGCGGGCTGACCTGCACCCTTCCCTGACCGATGCCGGCCTCCACCTGCTCGTCGCCACTGCCCGACGACTCCACCTTCCCGGTCTCGGTGGCCAGCCCCGGGATCTCGAAGTCGGCGTTGAGGCCGAGCTGGCTCGCGGCCTTCGCGAGGCCGTCCGCGGGCAGTTGCCCGGCGAGCCGCCCGAAGGTCGTGTTGCACGACGCGGCGAACGCCGTCTTCAGCGACACCGTCCCCAGGTCGAACCCGTTGTCGTTCTTGAGCGTGCGGGTGCCGATCTGCTCGCTGCCCTGGCAGGCCACCGGCGAGTCCGCGGAAATCCCGCCCTGCTGCAAAGCCGCGGTCGCCGTGGCGATCTTGAAGGCCGAACCGGGCGCGTAAAGACCGCTGAGCGCCTTCGGCTGGTTTCCGGCGGCGCCGTTCTGCGCGACCGCCAGAAGTTCGCCCGAAGTCTTCATCGCGACGATGACCGCCGATCCGCCGAAGCCGTCGACGGCTTTCTGCGCGGTGGTCTGGGACGCCACGCTCAAGGTCGAGACCAGCGGTTCGCCGGCCTCAGCGGCCTGTCCGAACAGCGTTTCGACCGGTTTGCCGGAGGCGTCGACGCGCGACACCGTGACGGTGGCCGGGGTGCCGGTGCCGCCGTTTCGTCCGGCCGCGACCTTGGACAACGCCCCCTGCAGGATCGGCGCGACACCGGCCGCGTCCCCGCCGACGAGGGCCTTGCCGTCCCGATCGGCCACGACCGGCTTGGCCGAAACAGGCGCGACGGAGAGCCGCTGCCCGGCTTCGAGCTTCGGGTGGATCGCCGACATCGCCCAGCGGACCACCCATTTCCCGCCGTTGCGCACCAGGTCCAACTTGCCTTCGTACTTCCAGACGCTGTTGCCCGCGAAGGTCCACGCGGCGTGGAAAGTGGCCGACGTCGAGGGCGCGTCACCCGGCGTCGTCGGGACCTCGCCGAGCGACGTCTTCACCGACGCCCCGTCGAGCGCGCCGCGTGTCGCGGACAGCGCGGTCGTGGCCGCCGCCGGATCGTCGACCGGGGCGCCGGTCAGGTCGCCGGTGTCGAACTGCCGCAGGAACCGGGTGGCGGCCTGCGCCGGGCTCTCCTGCGCGTTCACGGTGGACTTCCCCGGCCCGCCGCCGGCCGTGGGCGCCTGGTCCTCCCTGACCAGCAACACCACCGCCGCCACCACGACGGCGACGACCGCCAGCGCGGCGCCGATCAGGATCCCTCTTTTCCGGGCAGGACTCATGGACTCGCTCTCCCCCATACGGCGTGCCCCTCGCCCGCCTCGAGCGCCAGCCTGCCGATTTCTCC encodes the following:
- a CDS encoding penicillin-binding transpeptidase domain-containing protein — encoded protein: MSPARKRGILIGAALAVVAVVVAAVVLLVREDQAPTAGGGPGKSTVNAQESPAQAATRFLRQFDTGDLTGAPVDDPAAATTALSATRGALDGASVKTSLGEVPTTPGDAPSTSATFHAAWTFAGNSVWKYEGKLDLVRNGGKWVVRWAMSAIHPKLEAGQRLSVAPVSAKPVVADRDGKALVGGDAAGVAPILQGALSKVAAGRNGGTGTPATVTVSRVDASGKPVETLFGQAAEAGEPLVSTLSVASQTTAQKAVDGFGGSAVIVAMKTSGELLAVAQNGAAGNQPKALSGLYAPGSAFKIATATAALQQGGISADSPVACQGSEQIGTRTLKNDNGFDLGTVSLKTAFAASCNTTFGRLAGQLPADGLAKAASQLGLNADFEIPGLATETGKVESSGSGDEQVEAGIGQGRVQVSPLGAALMAATVATGKPVVPKLWQGLETKVNAGYQAPPAGVVNQVRAMMREVCTTGTAKALKGSGAVFGKTGTAQFGSGADANGWFVGYRGDVAFAVMLEGANDSEPAVRLAAKFLAG